The following are encoded together in the Calditerricola satsumensis genome:
- the mutS gene encoding DNA mismatch repair protein MutS, with translation MGGYTPMMRQYLAIKEQYPDALLFFRLGDFYELFFDDAVTAARELEITLTGRDGGSGRVPMCGVPHHSAEQYIRQLIDKGYKVAICEQMEDPKTAKGVVRREVVRVITPGTFIEGHSLAGHENHYLAAVSGDADGRLALAVCDVGTGDFYVTEAEDAQALYDELAAYAPREVLLDEQAASRVSRRTLKQLWGAAVTEWNGESDAARDAVRARIQGEVADGPVRAATRLVTYLEATQKRTLAHITRIVPYRARQFLQLDASARRNLELVETIRGKERKGSLLWLLDRTMTAMGARLLRRWLDKPLLDRRAIEQRLDAVQFFYDHLPLRLEVREHLRGVYDLERLAGRIAFGSANARDLVQLRRSLEAAAELLAQLADAGGPLAQWTRETDTCSDVAAAIAEALVDDPPPTITEGGMIREGYHARLDELRRASREGKAWIAELEAREREATGIKSLKVGYNRVFGYYIEVSKPNLHLVPLHRYERKQTLANAERFVTPELKEKEALILEAESSLVDLEHELFCALRDRVKGHLVRLQALARRIAELDVLQALADVSAERGYVRPELADDGPLVIEEGRHPVVEATLTDGAFVPNDVRLDDERPILLITGPNMAGKSTYMRQVALIVILAQMGCFVPAKRARIPIVDRIFTRIGASDDLAGGQSTFMVEMVETKAALLGATKKSLLLLDEIGRGTSTYDGMALAQAVIEYLHDRVGAKTLFSTHYHELTALGERLPGVVNVHAACSEQDGKVIFLHKILPGKADKSYGIHVAERAGLPPELIERARAILAELEGGETGAGRAASASPPAADPAEPRQLSFADWLFASPPAPERDPEEEAVLEAIRRLDPERTTPLEALQLLFEWKRRLARNAEASAQRP, from the coding sequence ATGGGCGGCTACACGCCGATGATGCGGCAATATCTGGCCATCAAGGAGCAATACCCGGACGCGCTGCTCTTCTTCCGGCTCGGGGACTTCTACGAGCTCTTTTTTGATGACGCCGTGACGGCGGCGCGCGAACTGGAGATCACCTTGACCGGCCGCGACGGGGGGAGCGGACGGGTGCCGATGTGCGGCGTGCCGCACCATTCGGCCGAGCAATACATCCGCCAGCTCATCGACAAGGGCTACAAGGTGGCCATCTGCGAGCAGATGGAAGACCCCAAGACGGCCAAAGGCGTCGTGCGGCGGGAAGTGGTGCGCGTCATCACGCCGGGCACGTTCATCGAGGGGCACAGCCTGGCGGGCCATGAGAACCACTACCTGGCCGCCGTCTCCGGCGACGCCGACGGGCGGCTGGCCCTGGCCGTGTGCGACGTCGGCACCGGCGACTTCTACGTAACGGAAGCAGAGGACGCGCAGGCCCTTTATGACGAGCTGGCCGCCTACGCCCCGCGCGAGGTGCTTCTCGACGAGCAGGCCGCCTCGCGCGTTTCGCGCCGCACCCTCAAGCAGCTGTGGGGAGCGGCGGTGACGGAGTGGAACGGCGAATCCGACGCGGCGCGGGACGCGGTCCGTGCCCGCATTCAGGGGGAGGTGGCCGACGGGCCGGTTCGCGCGGCAACCCGTCTGGTCACCTACCTGGAAGCGACGCAGAAGCGGACGCTGGCGCACATCACGCGGATCGTGCCGTACCGCGCGCGCCAGTTCCTCCAGCTGGACGCCAGCGCGCGGCGCAACCTCGAACTGGTGGAAACGATACGGGGCAAGGAGCGCAAGGGCTCGCTGCTGTGGCTCCTCGACCGGACGATGACGGCCATGGGCGCGCGCCTCTTGCGCCGCTGGCTGGACAAGCCCCTTCTCGACCGCCGGGCCATTGAACAGCGTCTCGACGCCGTTCAGTTTTTTTATGACCATCTGCCGCTCCGCCTCGAGGTGCGCGAACACCTCAGGGGCGTCTACGACCTGGAGCGCCTGGCCGGGCGCATCGCCTTTGGCAGTGCCAACGCCCGCGACCTCGTCCAGCTGCGCCGCTCGCTCGAGGCGGCGGCCGAACTGCTGGCGCAACTGGCCGACGCGGGCGGCCCCTTGGCCCAATGGACCCGGGAGACCGACACGTGTTCCGATGTGGCCGCAGCCATCGCCGAGGCGCTCGTGGACGACCCGCCGCCGACCATCACCGAGGGCGGAATGATCCGCGAGGGCTACCACGCGCGCCTCGACGAGCTGCGCCGGGCCAGCCGCGAGGGCAAGGCGTGGATCGCCGAGCTGGAGGCCCGCGAGCGCGAGGCGACGGGCATCAAGTCGCTCAAGGTGGGCTACAACCGCGTCTTCGGCTACTACATCGAGGTGAGCAAGCCCAACTTGCACCTCGTGCCGCTGCACCGCTACGAGCGCAAACAGACCCTGGCCAACGCCGAGCGGTTCGTCACGCCGGAGCTGAAGGAAAAGGAGGCGCTCATTCTCGAGGCGGAAAGCAGTCTTGTTGACCTGGAGCATGAGCTGTTTTGCGCCCTGCGCGATCGGGTGAAGGGGCACTTGGTGCGGCTGCAGGCCCTCGCCCGGCGCATCGCCGAGCTGGACGTGCTCCAGGCCCTGGCCGACGTCAGCGCCGAGCGGGGCTACGTGCGTCCCGAGCTGGCCGACGACGGGCCGCTGGTGATCGAAGAGGGCCGCCATCCGGTGGTGGAGGCCACGCTGACCGACGGCGCCTTCGTGCCCAACGACGTGCGTCTCGACGACGAGCGGCCCATCCTGCTCATCACCGGGCCGAACATGGCCGGCAAGAGCACCTACATGCGCCAGGTGGCCCTCATCGTCATCCTGGCCCAGATGGGCTGCTTCGTGCCGGCGAAGCGGGCGCGCATCCCGATCGTCGACCGCATCTTCACCCGCATCGGCGCCTCCGACGACCTTGCCGGCGGCCAGAGCACCTTTATGGTCGAGATGGTGGAGACGAAGGCGGCCCTCCTCGGGGCGACGAAGAAGAGCCTGCTCCTTCTCGATGAGATCGGCCGCGGCACGTCGACCTACGACGGCATGGCGCTGGCCCAGGCCGTGATCGAGTACCTGCATGACCGCGTGGGGGCGAAGACGCTCTTTTCGACCCACTACCACGAGCTGACCGCCCTCGGCGAGCGCCTGCCCGGCGTGGTCAACGTCCACGCCGCCTGTTCGGAACAGGACGGCAAGGTGATTTTTCTGCACAAAATCCTCCCAGGGAAGGCCGACAAGAGCTACGGCATCCACGTGGCCGAGCGGGCCGGCCTGCCGCCGGAGCTGATCGAGCGGGCGCGGGCCATCCTGGCCGAGCTGGAAGGCGGGGAAACCGGTGCGGGAAGGGCGGCTTCCGCTTCGCCGCCTGCCGCCGACCCCGCCGAGCCGCGCCAGCTGTCCTTCGCCGACTGGCTGTTTGCGTCGCCTCCCGCGCCGGAGCGCGATCCCGAGGAGGAGGCGGTCCTCGAGGCGATTCGCCGCCTCGATCCCGAGCGGACGACGCCGCTCGAGGCGCTGCAGCTCCTGTTCGAGTGGAAACGCCGCCTCGCGCGCAACGCGGAGGCGAGCGCGCAAAGGCCGTGA
- a CDS encoding putative amidoligase domain-containing protein, which produces MPGFVLHGEEADLPRFSLPHGTELPAEQVPFVLQWGIDALAASEATVPVLNGREGLANVADPERMRTILAVNGLPPKAEAASEREWIRQYVIFVFQLTPFAVYRTPDGPLLARRLRRGKTRFVEVTASVASREVKRARTLAWRVVYALGLDVARVRLGLRKNGAWAVLDVKPAPPLPNPLVRRLEHRLALYEAELQGDRLRTEPVLLGADPEFMLRDGRGQLILASRFFPRGGGIGCDQLWLRGDATRRHLPIGELRPQPAEDPKDLVRDLFRNMLLGVRRVARRDVAWVAGGMPFAGYPIGGHLHFSRVSANSHLLRALDNYLALPLACLEPPSSRARRPKYGFLGDWRPQEHGGFEYRTLPSWLVSPTIAKGVIILAKLIAEHYLALRKLPLAEPNAQRAFYEGDRDALRLLLPLVRQDIERLPSFARYAGPLNAFFDLAQHGEPWKETEDIRKAWQLPPYAPKTPPAPRRPRRA; this is translated from the coding sequence ATGCCGGGATTTGTGCTGCACGGAGAGGAGGCCGATCTTCCCCGGTTTTCCTTGCCGCACGGAACCGAGTTGCCGGCGGAACAGGTACCGTTCGTGCTGCAATGGGGCATTGACGCACTGGCGGCCTCTGAGGCAACGGTTCCGGTTCTCAACGGGCGCGAAGGCTTGGCCAACGTCGCAGACCCCGAGCGCATGCGGACGATCCTGGCCGTCAACGGGTTGCCGCCAAAGGCCGAGGCGGCGTCGGAACGGGAGTGGATTCGGCAGTACGTGATCTTCGTGTTCCAACTGACCCCCTTTGCCGTGTACCGGACACCGGATGGCCCCCTGCTGGCCCGCAGGCTGCGACGGGGCAAAACGCGCTTTGTCGAGGTGACGGCATCGGTCGCCAGCCGCGAGGTGAAACGCGCCCGAACACTGGCCTGGCGCGTGGTGTACGCCCTGGGGCTGGACGTGGCGCGGGTGCGCCTGGGCCTTCGCAAAAACGGCGCGTGGGCCGTGTTGGACGTCAAGCCGGCCCCGCCCTTGCCGAACCCCCTGGTGCGCCGCCTGGAACACCGCTTGGCGTTGTACGAGGCCGAACTCCAAGGAGATCGGTTGCGAACCGAACCGGTGCTCTTGGGAGCCGACCCCGAATTTATGCTGCGCGACGGGCGGGGCCAGCTGATCCTGGCCTCCCGATTTTTTCCGCGGGGCGGCGGCATCGGCTGCGACCAACTCTGGCTGCGCGGCGACGCCACCCGCAGGCACCTGCCAATCGGCGAACTGCGTCCGCAGCCGGCCGAAGATCCGAAGGACCTCGTGCGCGACCTTTTCCGCAACATGCTCCTCGGCGTGCGGCGCGTCGCGCGGCGCGACGTCGCCTGGGTGGCCGGGGGCATGCCGTTTGCGGGCTATCCCATCGGCGGGCACCTGCACTTCAGCCGCGTGAGCGCCAACAGCCACCTGCTGCGGGCCCTCGACAACTACCTGGCCCTCCCGCTGGCCTGCCTCGAACCGCCCTCGTCGCGCGCCCGGCGACCGAAGTATGGCTTTCTCGGCGATTGGCGCCCCCAGGAACACGGCGGCTTCGAATACCGCACCCTGCCCAGCTGGCTCGTCTCCCCAACGATCGCCAAGGGCGTCATCATCCTGGCCAAGCTGATCGCCGAACACTACCTCGCCCTGCGCAAGCTGCCCCTTGCCGAGCCGAACGCCCAGCGCGCCTTCTACGAGGGCGACCGCGACGCGTTGCGCCTTCTGCTTCCGCTGGTGCGGCAGGATATTGAGCGGCTGCCCTCCTTTGCCCGCTACGCGGGTCCCCTGAACGCCTTTTTCGACCTCGCGCAACACGGCGAGCCGTGGAAGGAGACGGAGGACATCCGCAAAGCGTGGCAGCTCCCGCCTTATGCGCCCAAAACGCCTCCGGCGCCGCGCAGGCCACGACGGGCCTAA
- the mutL gene encoding DNA mismatch repair endonuclease MutL — translation MGKIQRLDDRLIDKIAAGEVVERPASVVKELVENALDAGARRIEVFVEEGGLSRITVRDDGEGMDRDDCRLAFERHATSKLARERDLFRIRTLGFRGEALPSIAAVSRVVLTSAPRGAAAGTRVTVEGGRLLTVEDAPARTGTEVTVRDLFYNTPARLKHLKSVHTELGHITDCVTRFALARPDIAFAYAHNKSRLLATPGDGALKHAAAAVYGHQTAKHLVPVRAESLDFRLTGLVGRPEVSRASRGYISVFVNGRYVKNASLLRAVLDGYRTLLPVHRYPIAILHLEMDPELVDVNVHPAKLEVRFGKEDALLALIRDAVGDALAGEVLIPAPTKPARPAHPRAEQVAMRWGALDAARRIGADVAREAAALFASSGSPSADADPPSTDGARPNDEGAPPEAPDAAQHTEAPSQADAPAHAHDAGTQPDPAPDAAAEANPAGSTRPFPELHLIGQLHGTYILAQNPDGLFLIDQHAAQERVWFEAILRAYAEEPLRVQPLLVPHTVELPPAEAEALRQRLDELRRLRLDVEPFGPHAFAVRAHPHWFPHGEEAAWAEHLIRLVLTHPHVDEAALRQHLAASRACKAAIKANRYLTREEMEALLADLAQCRMPYTCPHGRPVIVHVTTYELEKWFKRVM, via the coding sequence GTGGGGAAGATCCAGCGCCTCGACGACCGGCTGATCGACAAAATCGCCGCCGGGGAAGTGGTGGAGCGGCCGGCGTCGGTGGTGAAGGAGCTGGTGGAAAACGCCCTCGACGCCGGGGCGCGCCGCATTGAAGTGTTCGTCGAGGAGGGGGGCCTTTCGCGCATCACCGTGCGCGACGACGGGGAAGGGATGGACCGCGACGACTGCCGGTTGGCCTTCGAACGCCACGCCACGAGCAAGCTCGCGCGCGAACGCGACCTGTTCCGCATCCGCACGCTGGGCTTTCGCGGCGAGGCGCTGCCGTCCATCGCCGCCGTCTCCCGCGTCGTGCTCACCAGCGCCCCGCGCGGCGCAGCTGCGGGCACGCGCGTCACCGTGGAAGGGGGGCGCCTCCTGACCGTTGAAGACGCCCCCGCTCGCACGGGCACCGAGGTGACGGTGCGCGACCTCTTTTACAACACGCCGGCACGCCTCAAACACCTCAAAAGCGTCCACACCGAGCTCGGCCACATCACCGACTGCGTGACGCGCTTCGCCTTGGCCCGGCCCGACATCGCCTTTGCCTACGCCCACAACAAAAGCCGCCTCCTCGCCACCCCCGGCGACGGCGCGCTCAAGCACGCCGCGGCCGCCGTCTACGGCCACCAAACGGCCAAGCACCTCGTCCCGGTGCGCGCCGAAAGCCTCGATTTCCGGCTCACCGGCCTCGTCGGCCGCCCCGAGGTGAGCCGCGCCAGCCGCGGGTACATTTCCGTTTTCGTGAACGGCCGGTACGTGAAAAACGCGTCCCTGTTGCGCGCCGTCCTTGACGGCTACCGCACGCTGCTCCCCGTGCACCGCTACCCCATCGCCATCCTGCACCTGGAGATGGACCCGGAGCTCGTGGACGTCAACGTGCACCCGGCCAAGCTGGAAGTGCGCTTCGGCAAGGAAGACGCCCTCTTGGCCCTGATCCGCGACGCCGTCGGAGACGCCCTGGCGGGGGAGGTCCTCATCCCCGCGCCGACAAAACCCGCGCGGCCGGCACATCCCCGCGCGGAACAGGTGGCGATGCGCTGGGGCGCTCTCGACGCGGCGCGGCGGATCGGGGCCGACGTGGCCCGGGAAGCCGCGGCGCTGTTTGCATCCAGCGGTTCCCCGTCGGCAGATGCGGACCCGCCGTCGACGGACGGCGCTCGGCCCAATGACGAGGGCGCGCCGCCAGAGGCCCCGGATGCCGCTCAGCACACCGAGGCCCCATCCCAGGCTGACGCCCCCGCGCACGCCCACGACGCCGGCACACAACCGGACCCCGCGCCGGACGCCGCAGCCGAAGCGAACCCCGCCGGTTCAACCCGGCCCTTTCCGGAGCTCCACCTCATCGGCCAGCTGCACGGAACGTACATCCTGGCGCAGAACCCCGACGGCCTGTTCCTCATCGACCAGCACGCGGCCCAGGAGCGCGTGTGGTTCGAAGCGATCCTCCGCGCCTACGCGGAAGAACCCCTGCGCGTGCAACCGCTGCTCGTGCCCCATACCGTGGAACTGCCGCCTGCCGAAGCGGAGGCGCTGCGCCAGCGCCTCGACGAGCTGCGCCGGTTAAGGCTCGACGTCGAGCCCTTCGGCCCGCACGCCTTTGCCGTTCGCGCCCATCCCCACTGGTTCCCGCACGGGGAAGAGGCGGCCTGGGCCGAGCACCTGATCCGTCTCGTCTTGACCCATCCGCACGTCGACGAGGCCGCCCTGCGCCAGCACCTCGCCGCGTCGCGGGCGTGCAAGGCGGCCATCAAGGCCAACCGGTACCTGACGCGCGAGGAGATGGAAGCGCTCCTGGCCGACCTGGCCCAATGCCGGATGCCCTACACCTGCCCCCACGGGCGGCCGGTGATCGTGCACGTGACCACCTACGAGCTGGAAAAATGGTTCAAGCGGGTGATGTGA